One Choloepus didactylus isolate mChoDid1 chromosome 8, mChoDid1.pri, whole genome shotgun sequence DNA window includes the following coding sequences:
- the LOC119542203 gene encoding olfactory receptor 6C3-like, with protein sequence MENHTAPREFILLGLSDDPKLQVVIFLFLMIMYILSITGNLTIITLTLVDSLLQIPMYFFLRNFSVLEISFTTVCIPRFLSTIVTRDKTISYNNCTAQLFFFIFLGITEFYLLTAMSYDRYVAICKPLHYTTIMSKRVCMLLVFCAWLAGFLNIFPPVILFLQLDYCGSNVIDHFACDYFPLLQLSCSDTWLLEVIGFYSAIVILLFTLALIILSYMFIIRTILKLPSAGQRKKAFSTCSSHMIVISISYGSCIFMYVNPSATERASLIKGVAVLNTSVAPMMNPFIYTLRNQQVKQAFKDTFQKVMFFSAK encoded by the coding sequence ATGGAAAACCACACAGCGCCCAGGGAATTCATTCTTCTAGGGCTGTCAGATGACCCTAAGCTTCAggttgtgatttttctctttttaatgatCATGTATATATTAAGCATCACTGGAAATTTAACCATCATCACTCTCACCTTGGTGGACTCTCTTCTACAGATCCCTATGTATTTCTTCCTCAGGAACTTCTCTGTATTAGAAATATCTTTTACAACTGTCTGTATCCCTAGATTCCTCAGCACAATTGTCACCAGAGACAAAACTATTTCATACAATAATTGCACAGCTCAgttgtttttcttcatcttcctGGGTATAACTGAATTCTACCTTCTAACTGCCATGTCCTATGATCGCTATGTAGCCATCTGCAAACCCCTGCATTACACAACCATCATGAGCAAGAGAGTCTGCATGCTGCTTGTATTTTGTGCTTGGCTGGCaggatttctaaatattttcccacCAGTTATTCTTTTCCTCCAGTTGGATTACTGTGGCTCCAATGTCATCGATCACTTTGCTTGTGACTATTTCCCTCTCTTGCAATTATCCTGTTCAGACACTTGGCTCCTGGAAGTGATTGGTTTTTACTCTGCAATAGTGATTCTACTTTTCACTTTGGCATTAATAATTCTCTCCTACATGTTCATCATTAGGACAATCCTTAAACTCCCTTCTGCCGGTCAGAGGAAAAAGGCCTTTTCCACTTGTTCCTCTCACATGATCGTCATCTCCATCTCTTATGGAAGCTGCATCTTCATGTATGTCAACCCTTCAGCCACAGAAAGGGCATCACTGATCAAAGGAGTAGCTGTTCTCAATACTTCTGTTGCTCCTAtgatgaatccatttatatacaCTCTGAGGAACCAGCAAGTGAAGCAAGCCTTTAAGGACACATTCCAAAAGGTTATGTTTTTCTCAGCAAAATGA